Proteins encoded within one genomic window of Theobroma cacao cultivar B97-61/B2 chromosome 7, Criollo_cocoa_genome_V2, whole genome shotgun sequence:
- the LOC18507190 gene encoding uncharacterized protein LOC18507190, with amino-acid sequence METSRRRFISGRKGKSSAKYMRRRFKKLKEEMKEISKEQQSIREGQRQVAVKFKAIEEECEQLRKETHQIIRQSANTQIRLSLMFNILKAREQGDFSKAANLTQLLREIIARDNVSQSTNP; translated from the exons ATGGAAACAAGCAGAAGACGCTTCATTTCGGGTCGAAAG GGAAAGAGTTCAGCAAAATACATGAGGAGGAGATTTAAGAAGTTGAAAGAAGAGATGAAAGAGATCAGCAAAGAGCAGCAAAGCATTAGGGAAGGGCAAAGGCAAGTTGCAGTAAAATTCAAGGCAATCGAAGAAGAATGTGAGCAGCTGAGGAAGGAGACTCACCAGATTATTCGACAAAGTGCCAACACTCAAATCCGCCTCAGCCTGATGTTCAATATCCTCAAGGCACGAGAACAAGGCGATTTCTCCAAAGCTGCTAACTTAACTCAACTGCTTCG TGAAATAATAGCCAGAGATAATGTGTCACAGTCCACAAATCCGTGA
- the LOC18507237 gene encoding uncharacterized protein LOC18507237 isoform X2, translating to METSRRRFISGRKGKSSAKYMRRRFKKLKEEMKEISKEQQSIREGQRQVAAKFKAIEEECEQLRKETHQIIRQSANTQIRLSLMFNILKAREQVK from the exons ATGGAAACAAGTAGAAGACGCTTCATTTCGGGTCGAAAG GGAAAGAGTTCAGCAAAATACATGAGGAGGAGATTTAAGAAGTTGAAAGAAGAGATGAAAGAGATCAGCAAAGAGCAGCAAAGCATTAGGGAAGGGCAAAGGCAAGTTGCAGCAAAATTCAAGGCAATCGAAGAAGAATGTGAGCAGCTGAGGAAGGAGACTCACCAGATTATTCGACAAAGTGCCAACACTCAAATCCGCCTCAGCCTGATGTTCAATATCCTCAAGGCACGAGAACAAG TGAAATAG
- the LOC18507237 gene encoding uncharacterized protein LOC18507237 isoform X1, with protein sequence METSRRRFISGRKGKSSAKYMRRRFKKLKEEMKEISKEQQSIREGQRQVAAKFKAIEEECEQLRKETHQIIRQSANTQIRLSLMFNILKAREQGDFSKAANLTQRLREIVARDNVSQSVDP encoded by the exons ATGGAAACAAGTAGAAGACGCTTCATTTCGGGTCGAAAG GGAAAGAGTTCAGCAAAATACATGAGGAGGAGATTTAAGAAGTTGAAAGAAGAGATGAAAGAGATCAGCAAAGAGCAGCAAAGCATTAGGGAAGGGCAAAGGCAAGTTGCAGCAAAATTCAAGGCAATCGAAGAAGAATGTGAGCAGCTGAGGAAGGAGACTCACCAGATTATTCGACAAAGTGCCAACACTCAAATCCGCCTCAGCCTGATGTTCAATATCCTCAAGGCACGAGAACAAGGTGATTTCTCGAAGGCTGCTAACTTAACTCAACGACTTCG TGAAATAGTAGCTAGAGATAATGTGTCACAGTCCGTAGATCCATGA